One stretch of Streptomyces sp. NBC_00443 DNA includes these proteins:
- a CDS encoding spherulation-specific family 4 protein, which translates to MPYLTGATPTTASTDFRTGLGIPGFAHPLLASTEWGELTRPGTPLDWVVLNVADGPGARPDPHCLEAAGRLRNAGVRVLGHLDAARLDTAHIGMTRLDRAHLDRVHLGTTHRSTARFDSGHRGTPHGARPFDELISEAHRYLDWYLVDGFFLDRCPTERAALPEVRRTVSTLRALRDEAHIVLGHGTHPHPGYAEWADQLVTFRGSWSDYRWSQVAEWTADYPPDRFCHFVHGVPLGHLDEALRIARWQGAATIWFTDRTDRGGRTDPWETMPGYWDEIVSRIGTGVSE; encoded by the coding sequence ATGCCGTATCTGACCGGCGCCACTCCGACCACAGCGAGCACCGACTTCCGCACCGGCCTTGGCATCCCGGGCTTTGCGCACCCCCTGCTCGCCTCGACCGAGTGGGGCGAACTCACCCGCCCCGGCACCCCCCTGGACTGGGTCGTCCTCAACGTCGCCGACGGTCCCGGCGCTCGCCCCGACCCTCACTGCCTGGAGGCCGCCGGCAGGCTCCGCAACGCCGGAGTCCGCGTCCTCGGCCACCTCGACGCGGCCCGCCTCGACACAGCCCACATCGGCATGACCCGCCTCGACCGGGCTCACCTCGACAGGGTGCACCTCGGCACGACCCACCGCAGCACGGCCCGCTTCGACAGCGGCCACCGCGGCACGCCCCACGGCGCCCGCCCCTTCGACGAGCTGATCTCCGAGGCACACCGCTACCTCGACTGGTACCTCGTCGACGGCTTCTTCCTCGACCGCTGCCCGACCGAACGGGCCGCCCTGCCCGAGGTCCGCCGCACGGTCAGCACGCTCCGCGCCCTGCGTGACGAGGCCCACATCGTCCTCGGCCACGGCACCCACCCGCACCCGGGCTACGCCGAGTGGGCCGACCAACTGGTCACCTTCCGCGGTTCGTGGAGCGACTACCGCTGGTCGCAGGTTGCCGAGTGGACGGCCGACTATCCGCCCGACCGCTTCTGCCACTTCGTCCACGGAGTGCCCCTCGGGCACCTCGACGAGGCACTGCGCATCGCCCGCTGGCAGGGCGCCGCGACCATCTGGTTCACCGACCGCACGGATCGCGGCGGGCGCACCGACCCCTGGGAGACCATGCCCGGCTACTGGGACGAAATCGTCTCGCGGATCGGAACAGGTGTCTCGGAATGA
- a CDS encoding NAD-dependent epimerase/dehydratase family protein → MRVLLIGANGYLGRFVADRLLADPAVQLTALGRGDDADVRFDLASGSPGALTRFLDAVHPGVVINCAGATRGGARDLTRHNTVAVATVCEALRRSGCGARLVQIGCGAEYGPSQPGSSTAEDAVPRPGGPYGVSKLAATELVLGSGLDAVVLRVFSPAGPGTPAGSPLGRLAEAMRRAMQSGDGELKLTGLGAQRDFIDVRDVARAVHAASLSAAQGVINIGSGRAVRLRDAAAVLARVAGYGGALHELDGPPGPLRASIGHPRPDSDHLSHATHTAHATHVAHAAHAAQSGQVSPAAYPYPDGCGSWQQADVRTARDRLGWRPRINLEESLGDIWMEAACRI, encoded by the coding sequence ATGAGAGTCCTGCTGATCGGAGCCAACGGCTACCTCGGCCGCTTCGTGGCCGACCGCCTTCTCGCCGACCCCGCCGTCCAACTCACCGCGCTGGGCCGCGGCGACGACGCCGACGTCCGCTTCGACCTCGCATCAGGCAGCCCCGGTGCCCTCACCCGCTTCCTCGACGCGGTCCACCCCGGCGTGGTCATCAACTGCGCGGGCGCCACCAGAGGCGGCGCTCGCGATCTCACCCGCCACAACACCGTCGCCGTCGCCACCGTCTGCGAGGCCCTGCGCCGCAGCGGCTGCGGCGCCCGCCTCGTCCAGATCGGCTGCGGCGCCGAGTACGGCCCGAGCCAGCCCGGCTCCTCCACGGCCGAGGACGCCGTCCCCCGCCCCGGTGGCCCGTACGGCGTCAGCAAACTCGCCGCCACCGAACTGGTCCTGGGCTCCGGCCTGGACGCCGTGGTCCTCCGGGTCTTCTCGCCCGCAGGCCCGGGCACCCCCGCCGGCTCACCCCTCGGCCGCCTCGCCGAGGCCATGCGCCGCGCCATGCAGTCGGGCGACGGCGAGCTCAAACTCACCGGCCTCGGCGCCCAACGCGACTTCATCGACGTCCGCGACGTGGCCCGCGCAGTCCACGCCGCCTCGCTGTCCGCCGCGCAGGGCGTCATCAACATCGGCTCGGGCCGCGCCGTCCGCCTCCGCGACGCCGCAGCCGTGCTCGCCCGCGTGGCCGGCTACGGCGGCGCGCTCCACGAACTCGACGGCCCGCCCGGCCCGTTGCGGGCATCCATCGGCCACCCACGCCCCGACTCGGACCACTTGTCCCACGCCACACACACCGCCCACGCGACCCATGTGGCCCATGCGGCACACGCCGCCCAATCGGGGCAGGTCTCCCCGGCCGCGTACCCGTACCCGGACGGCTGCGGCAGCTGGCAGCAGGCCGACGTACGCACCGCCCGCGACCGCCTCGGCTGGCGCCCTCGGATCAACCTCGAAGAGTCCCTGGGCGATATCTGGATGGAGGCGGCATGCCGTATCTGA
- a CDS encoding DUF3492 domain-containing protein produces MRIGLIAEGGYPYVSGDARLWCDRLVRGLGQHEFDIYALSRSERQEDAGWIPLPPQVSRVRTAPLWAAEDDGVGYGRRARRRFAECYGELVAVLCAGATTDATGTPADASATEADRFGNALYGLAELARDEGGLVGALRSESAVRTLERACRARGALRTAREVRVPDLLAVAAHLERALRPLSLDWYEDDGLGSVDLCHATSGGAAALPALLARHFHGVPLLLTEYGVRLRTHYLAETVSSPAVRSLLAALHGRLAAESYARAALITPGNGHARRWQERCGADRAKLRTVYPGMDADRFAEVGEGPEQADPDTLVWVGRVEPAKDLVSLLHAFAEVRKEEPKTRLRIVGTASGAEGAAYLGHCKVLAAQLFPDEAEGPHTVGHNPVSFEEIGGPEVPALADAYASGAVAVLSSVVEGFPIGLVEAMFCGRATVSTDVGAVVEVIGGTGLVVPPRNPRALAEACVALLRDPERRERLGAAARARALELFTVEQNVAAFHGIYLEIVSRTPVRRVVLDDSGSPLPFAVPAEAHVPGRWTDRTARLVARGGPPRPPGAPVRATALPATEGAR; encoded by the coding sequence GTGCGCATCGGACTGATTGCGGAGGGCGGCTATCCGTATGTGAGCGGTGACGCCAGGCTCTGGTGCGACCGGCTCGTGCGCGGGCTCGGACAGCACGAGTTCGACATCTACGCGCTCAGCCGCAGCGAGCGCCAGGAGGACGCGGGCTGGATCCCGCTGCCCCCGCAGGTCAGCCGGGTGCGCACGGCGCCGCTGTGGGCCGCCGAGGACGACGGGGTGGGATACGGGCGCCGTGCGCGCCGGCGGTTCGCCGAGTGCTACGGCGAGTTGGTGGCCGTGCTCTGCGCAGGAGCCACCACAGACGCCACTGGAACCCCCGCGGACGCGTCGGCCACCGAGGCGGACCGTTTCGGCAACGCGCTGTACGGCCTCGCCGAACTCGCCCGGGACGAGGGCGGGCTGGTGGGAGCGCTCCGCTCCGAATCCGCCGTACGCACCCTCGAGCGCGCCTGCCGAGCGCGGGGCGCCCTGCGCACGGCGCGCGAGGTGCGCGTCCCCGATCTGCTGGCCGTCGCCGCGCATCTCGAACGCGCCCTGCGCCCCCTCTCCCTCGACTGGTACGAGGACGACGGCTTGGGCTCGGTCGACCTGTGCCACGCCACGTCCGGCGGCGCCGCGGCCCTGCCCGCTCTGCTCGCCCGCCACTTCCACGGCGTACCACTGCTGCTGACCGAGTACGGCGTCCGGCTGCGCACCCACTATCTGGCCGAAACCGTGTCCTCGCCCGCCGTGCGCTCCCTGCTCGCCGCCCTCCACGGCAGGCTCGCCGCCGAGTCCTACGCCCGGGCCGCCCTCATCACGCCGGGCAACGGCCACGCCCGCCGCTGGCAGGAACGCTGCGGCGCCGACCGCGCAAAGCTCCGCACGGTCTACCCCGGCATGGACGCCGACCGATTCGCCGAGGTCGGCGAGGGCCCGGAGCAGGCGGACCCGGACACACTCGTCTGGGTCGGTCGCGTCGAACCGGCCAAGGACCTGGTGTCGTTGCTGCACGCCTTCGCGGAGGTCCGCAAGGAGGAGCCGAAGACCCGCCTGCGCATCGTCGGCACCGCATCGGGTGCTGAGGGCGCCGCCTATCTCGGCCACTGCAAGGTGCTGGCCGCCCAACTCTTCCCCGACGAGGCGGAGGGCCCGCACACGGTCGGCCACAACCCCGTCTCCTTCGAGGAGATCGGCGGCCCGGAGGTCCCGGCCCTCGCCGACGCCTACGCCTCGGGCGCCGTGGCCGTCCTGTCCAGCGTCGTGGAGGGCTTCCCGATCGGCCTGGTCGAGGCCATGTTCTGCGGCCGGGCGACGGTGTCCACCGACGTCGGCGCGGTGGTGGAGGTCATCGGCGGCACCGGTCTCGTCGTACCGCCGCGCAATCCCCGGGCGCTCGCGGAGGCCTGCGTGGCGCTGTTGCGCGACCCCGAGCGCCGCGAGCGCCTGGGCGCGGCGGCACGCGCGCGTGCGCTCGAACTGTTCACCGTCGAGCAGAACGTCGCAGCATTTCACGGCATTTACCTGGAGATCGTCTCGCGCACTCCGGTCCGCCGCGTCGTCCTCGACGATTCCGGTTCCCCCCTGCCCTTCGCCGTCCCCGCCGAGGCCCACGTCCCCGGCCGCTGGACCGACCGAACCGCCCGCCTGGTCGCCCGCGGCGGCCCGCCCCGACCGCCAGGAGCCCCCGTACGCGCCACCGCACTGCCCGCGACGGAGGGAGCGCGATGA
- the moeZ gene encoding adenylyltransferase/sulfurtransferase MoeZ encodes MSLPPLVEPAAELTVDEVRRYSRHLIIPDVGMDGQKRLKNAKVLCVGAGGLGSPALMYLAAAGVGTLGIVEFDEVDESNLQRQIIHSQADIGRSKAESARDSVKGINPYVNVILHEERLEADNVMDIFSQYDLIVDGTDNFATRYLVNDACVLLNKPYVWGSIYRFDGQASVFWSEHGPCYRCLYPEPPPPGMVPSCAEGGVLGVLCASIGSIQVNEAIKLLAGIGEPLVGRLMIYDALEMQYRQVKVRKDPDCAVCGENPTVTELIDYEAFCGVVSEEAQEAAAGSTITPKQLKEWIDDGENIEIIDVREINEYEIVSIPGATLIPKNEFLMGTALETLPQDKKIVLHCKTGVRSAEVLAVLKSAGFSDAVHVGGGVIGWVNQIEPDKPVY; translated from the coding sequence GTGTCGCTGCCACCCCTGGTCGAGCCGGCCGCCGAGCTCACCGTAGACGAGGTTCGCAGGTACTCCCGCCACCTGATCATCCCGGATGTCGGGATGGACGGGCAGAAGCGGCTGAAGAACGCCAAGGTGCTGTGTGTGGGCGCCGGCGGCCTGGGCTCGCCGGCGCTGATGTACCTGGCCGCCGCGGGCGTCGGCACGCTCGGCATCGTGGAGTTCGACGAGGTCGACGAGTCGAACCTGCAGCGCCAGATCATCCACAGCCAGGCCGACATCGGCCGTTCCAAGGCCGAGTCCGCGCGTGACAGCGTCAAGGGCATCAACCCGTACGTGAACGTGATCCTTCACGAGGAGCGGCTCGAGGCCGACAACGTGATGGACATCTTCAGCCAGTACGACCTGATCGTCGACGGCACGGACAACTTCGCGACCCGCTACCTGGTCAACGACGCCTGCGTGCTGCTGAACAAGCCGTACGTGTGGGGCTCGATCTACCGCTTCGACGGCCAGGCCTCCGTCTTCTGGTCCGAGCACGGACCCTGCTACCGCTGCCTGTACCCCGAGCCCCCGCCGCCGGGCATGGTCCCCTCCTGCGCCGAGGGCGGCGTGCTGGGCGTCCTGTGCGCGTCCATCGGCTCCATCCAGGTCAACGAGGCCATCAAGCTGCTCGCGGGCATCGGTGAGCCGCTGGTCGGCCGCCTGATGATCTACGACGCCCTGGAGATGCAGTACCGCCAGGTCAAGGTCCGCAAGGACCCCGACTGCGCGGTCTGCGGCGAGAACCCGACCGTCACCGAGCTCATCGACTACGAGGCCTTCTGCGGCGTCGTGTCCGAGGAGGCCCAGGAGGCGGCGGCCGGCTCCACGATCACTCCCAAACAGCTCAAGGAGTGGATCGACGACGGCGAGAACATCGAGATCATCGACGTCCGCGAGATCAACGAGTACGAGATCGTCTCGATCCCCGGCGCCACGCTGATCCCGAAGAACGAGTTCCTCATGGGCACCGCCCTGGAGACCCTCCCGCAGGACAAGAAGATCGTCTTGCACTGCAAGACGGGTGTCCGCAGTGCGGAAGTCCTCGCGGTCCTGAAGTCTGCGGGCTTCTCCGACGCCGTGCATGTCGGCGGCGGCGTGATCGGCTGGGTCAACCAGATCGAACCGGACAAGCCGGTCTACTGA